From the Candidatus Bathyarchaeota archaeon genome, one window contains:
- a CDS encoding indole-3-glycerol-phosphate synthase: MPDFLDTLAKDAQQTVQSGYYQQAPNSPTKVSASLKTAVLQSKAAAVITEVKGASPSAGTIRKDFAPAQIAKAMQKGGAAGISVLTEPKHFNGSLQYLVEVRGAVGLPLLMKDFVVDSVQLDAAVQVGANVVLLIQALFDRGYCSCSRDEMIEQAHRRGLEVLLEAHTADEFRYAVDSEADLVGINNRNLATLGVDLETTRRILAENDVAGKVVVSESGVHAASDVAFLFGCGAKGFLVGSAIMLSTNITDKVNELVCAIEGC, encoded by the coding sequence ATGCCTGACTTCTTGGATACCTTGGCTAAGGACGCACAGCAAACCGTGCAGTCAGGATACTACCAGCAAGCACCCAATAGCCCCACAAAAGTATCGGCAAGCCTAAAAACTGCTGTTTTGCAAAGCAAAGCCGCCGCCGTCATAACCGAAGTCAAAGGCGCATCGCCCTCTGCGGGAACCATTCGCAAAGACTTCGCCCCAGCGCAAATCGCAAAAGCCATGCAAAAAGGCGGCGCCGCGGGAATTTCTGTTCTTACTGAGCCCAAGCATTTCAATGGTTCGTTGCAGTATTTGGTGGAGGTTCGGGGCGCTGTGGGGTTGCCTTTGTTGATGAAGGATTTCGTGGTTGACAGCGTACAGTTGGATGCCGCCGTGCAGGTGGGCGCGAATGTAGTTTTGTTGATTCAGGCGCTTTTTGACCGCGGCTACTGCAGCTGCAGCCGTGACGAGATGATTGAGCAGGCTCATAGGCGGGGTTTGGAGGTTTTGCTTGAAGCCCACACCGCCGACGAGTTCCGATACGCCGTAGACAGCGAAGCTGATTTGGTGGGCATTAATAACCGTAACCTTGCCACGTTGGGGGTGGATTTGGAGACTACGCGCAGGATTTTGGCGGAAAACGACGTTGCGGGTAAGGTGGTTGTGAGTGAAAGCGGCGTGCATGCGGCGTCGGATGTGGCGTTTTTGTTTGGGTGTGGTGCGAAAGGCTTTCTTGTTGGTTCTGCAATAATGTTATCTACTAATATAACAGATAAGGTCAATGAACTTGTATGTGCTATTGAGGGATGTTGA
- the trpD gene encoding anthranilate phosphoribosyltransferase, whose product MIKEVIARLVEGIDLSSSDAQQAMTEIMSGQATNSQTAAFLTALRIKGETVEELTSFAGVMRGNCCKIRPKVQGRLVDTCGTGGDKLKTFNISTASAFVAAGAGITIAKHGNRSVTSKSGSADVLEKLGVNLAMEPQTVQQTIEQVGIGFMFAPAFHPAMKYAITPRREIAIRTVFNVLGPLTNPACANAQLLGVYDGKLTEPLAKTLRGLGCEEALVVHGLDGLDEISTLGKSKISLLREGTVMTMEVSPESFGVNPARIEDLQGADPEENAQILFDILNGQCLEDDAKRDIVLVNSAAAIMVGGGAEDFSSGMDVARESIGSGAAYRKLKMLVEASGGDLSRLEELEQRYA is encoded by the coding sequence ATGATAAAAGAAGTTATAGCTCGTCTGGTTGAAGGTATTGACCTCTCCAGCAGCGATGCCCAGCAAGCCATGACAGAGATTATGTCGGGGCAAGCAACTAACTCCCAAACCGCCGCTTTCTTGACAGCATTGCGAATAAAGGGTGAAACGGTGGAGGAGTTGACCTCGTTTGCGGGGGTTATGCGTGGGAACTGCTGTAAAATCCGACCAAAGGTGCAGGGTCGTTTGGTTGATACTTGCGGAACAGGCGGAGACAAACTCAAGACCTTTAACATCAGCACTGCCTCAGCGTTCGTAGCAGCAGGCGCGGGCATAACCATAGCCAAACACGGCAACCGCTCCGTCACCAGCAAAAGCGGCAGCGCAGACGTTCTCGAAAAACTCGGCGTCAACCTAGCCATGGAACCCCAAACCGTACAACAAACCATCGAACAAGTCGGCATCGGATTCATGTTCGCACCCGCCTTTCACCCAGCCATGAAATACGCCATAACACCGCGGCGCGAAATCGCAATACGCACCGTCTTTAACGTGCTAGGACCGTTGACTAATCCTGCATGTGCAAACGCGCAGCTTCTAGGCGTTTACGACGGTAAACTAACTGAGCCCTTGGCTAAGACGCTACGGGGGTTAGGCTGTGAGGAAGCGTTAGTTGTGCATGGTTTGGATGGGCTTGACGAAATCTCCACTTTAGGCAAATCCAAAATTTCGCTGCTACGCGAAGGCACCGTTATGACCATGGAGGTTTCGCCTGAAAGTTTTGGAGTAAATCCAGCTCGTATCGAAGATCTGCAAGGCGCAGACCCAGAAGAGAACGCGCAGATACTGTTTGATATCCTAAACGGGCAATGCTTAGAGGACGACGCGAAACGTGACATTGTGCTGGTTAACAGTGCGGCGGCTATTATGGTCGGGGGCGGCGCGGAAGATTTTTCGTCGGGCATGGATGTTGCTAGAGAATCCATTGGCAGCGGCGCGGCGTACCGTAAGCTTAAGATGCTTGTTGAGGCGTCGGGCGGCGATTTGTCAAGGCTTGAGGAGTTGGAACAGCGCTATGCCTGA
- a CDS encoding aminodeoxychorismate/anthranilate synthase component II: MKVLVIDNYDSFVYNLVQYIGEFGPEVVVYRNDQITLQQVQELKPDRIVLSPGPGHPADEKYFGVCKAILQQVSPTVPTLGVCLGHQGIISTYGGKVVSAKRLMHGKTSKIKHDNRNLFADVQNPFTATRYHSLAGEKDTIPDCLEITAQAMDDGEVMGVRHKQYPIEGIQFHPESILCEDGKIIIKNFLEGTRQP; encoded by the coding sequence GTGAAGGTTTTGGTTATAGACAATTATGATTCGTTTGTTTACAATCTTGTGCAGTATATCGGAGAATTTGGACCTGAAGTTGTGGTTTACCGTAATGACCAAATTACCTTGCAGCAGGTGCAGGAGCTTAAACCTGACCGCATTGTGCTTTCACCTGGTCCGGGGCACCCAGCCGACGAGAAATACTTTGGAGTCTGCAAGGCAATTCTGCAGCAGGTAAGCCCCACAGTCCCCACCCTAGGCGTTTGCTTGGGGCATCAGGGCATAATCAGCACGTACGGCGGCAAAGTCGTCTCAGCAAAACGGTTGATGCACGGCAAAACCAGCAAAATCAAACACGACAACCGCAACCTCTTCGCAGACGTACAAAACCCCTTCACCGCAACCCGCTACCACTCACTTGCAGGCGAAAAAGACACAATCCCCGACTGCCTAGAAATCACCGCCCAAGCCATGGACGACGGCGAAGTCATGGGCGTACGCCACAAACAGTACCCTATAGAGGGCATACAATTCCATCCTGAATCCATATTGTGTGAAGACGGGAAAATTATAATCAAGAACTTTTTGGAAGGGACAAGACAACCATGA
- the trpE gene encoding anthranilate synthase component I, producing MNFKKIPFEKSPIETFSKLYKHCQTAYLLESIEGPRKLAQFSFLGFNPELTIQIKNGTAQIRNERSGKKTVEQTGDPLDVIKRVLEGRATANKEFRFAGGAVGYISYDAVRYWEKLPQTAVDDLSFPDVEMGVFDDGIVFDHRQKRAYYYYYRENRLPEVNELLGQPAEFEPLRVSEPSVNVSKEQYERAVETAKRYVTAGDIFQVVLSKRYDFKFQGDLTQFYDALRTINPSPYMYFFKSGKHQIVGSSPEMLARVENRTLETFPIAGTRPRTENAAENRRLAKELLADPKECAEHVMLVDLARNDTGRVSKFGSVRVPEFMQVHSYSHVQHIVSRVVGDLTDDCDGYDALRAVFPAGTVSGAPKVRAMEIIDELEPNSRGPYAGAVGYFSYNGNADFAITIRTLFAKGNKAHVQVGAGIVADSVPEREWFETEHKAGALMKALKESTGGSM from the coding sequence TTGAATTTTAAGAAAATCCCCTTTGAGAAATCACCCATCGAAACGTTCTCTAAACTCTACAAGCACTGCCAAACAGCGTATCTGCTTGAATCCATCGAAGGCCCACGAAAACTTGCACAGTTCTCTTTTCTGGGTTTTAACCCTGAACTCACCATCCAAATAAAAAACGGCACCGCACAAATCCGCAACGAACGTTCAGGCAAGAAAACGGTGGAGCAAACAGGTGACCCGCTCGATGTGATTAAACGGGTTCTTGAGGGCAGAGCTACAGCAAATAAGGAATTTCGATTCGCAGGCGGCGCGGTCGGCTATATTTCGTATGATGCGGTGCGTTACTGGGAGAAACTGCCCCAAACCGCCGTGGATGACCTATCGTTTCCTGATGTAGAGATGGGCGTGTTTGATGATGGGATAGTTTTTGATCATCGTCAAAAGCGTGCGTATTACTATTATTATCGTGAGAATCGTTTGCCTGAGGTTAACGAGTTGCTTGGGCAGCCTGCTGAGTTTGAGCCGTTGCGGGTTAGTGAGCCGTCGGTGAATGTGTCCAAGGAGCAGTATGAACGTGCGGTTGAAACAGCTAAGCGGTACGTAACAGCGGGTGATATATTCCAAGTGGTACTGAGCAAACGTTACGACTTCAAATTCCAAGGCGACCTAACCCAGTTCTACGACGCCCTACGCACCATAAACCCCTCCCCGTACATGTACTTCTTCAAATCAGGCAAACACCAAATCGTTGGTTCCAGCCCCGAAATGCTCGCCCGAGTAGAAAACCGCACCTTAGAGACCTTCCCCATAGCAGGCACTCGACCGCGCACCGAAAACGCCGCCGAAAACCGCCGCTTAGCCAAGGAACTCTTAGCTGACCCTAAGGAATGCGCGGAGCATGTGATGCTGGTGGATTTAGCTCGAAACGACACGGGCAGAGTCTCCAAGTTCGGAAGCGTCCGAGTCCCCGAATTCATGCAGGTACACAGCTACAGCCACGTCCAGCACATCGTCTCAAGGGTCGTAGGCGACTTAACAGACGACTGCGACGGCTATGACGCCTTGCGCGCCGTTTTTCCCGCAGGAACAGTTTCAGGAGCCCCCAAAGTCCGTGCCATGGAAATCATCGACGAACTCGAACCCAACAGCCGTGGACCCTACGCAGGTGCCGTGGGCTACTTTAGCTACAACGGTAACGCAGATTTCGCCATAACCATACGCACCCTGTTTGCAAAAGGCAATAAAGCGCATGTTCAGGTGGGTGCGGGTATTGTGGCGGATTCGGTTCCTGAGCGGGAATGGTTTGAAACTGAGCATAAAGCTGGGGCGCTTATGAAAGCACTCAAAGAATCAACTGGAGGCAGTATGTAG
- a CDS encoding DUF488 domain-containing protein, with protein sequence MDSELGFVVFTIGHSTRTVEEFVSILHVYGVGLVVDVRAAPHSRHTPQFSKENLQELLKAEGIRYSHVPELGGFRRSHSDSVNLALPKGLRGYADYMQTREFTENLAHLISLAHTAQTAVMCAEALPWRCHRSLLSDALNVRGVTVEHILTADSHLRHKLTETAHVDGTKITYPLYSEEDNQRTLLDY encoded by the coding sequence GTGGATTCTGAGTTGGGGTTTGTGGTTTTTACTATTGGGCATTCTACGAGGACTGTGGAGGAGTTTGTTTCGATTTTACATGTGTATGGTGTGGGTTTGGTGGTGGATGTTCGGGCTGCGCCTCATTCTCGGCATACGCCTCAGTTTAGCAAGGAGAATTTGCAGGAGTTACTAAAAGCGGAGGGAATAAGGTATAGTCATGTGCCTGAGCTTGGGGGGTTTCGCAGGTCGCATTCTGATTCGGTGAATTTGGCTTTGCCCAAAGGCTTGAGGGGCTACGCGGATTATATGCAGACCCGAGAGTTCACGGAGAACCTGGCGCATTTGATTTCGCTTGCCCACACAGCCCAAACCGCCGTTATGTGTGCTGAAGCCCTGCCGTGGCGCTGTCACCGCTCGCTTCTCTCCGATGCCCTAAACGTACGCGGCGTCACTGTCGAGCACATCTTAACCGCAGACAGCCACCTGCGCCACAAGCTAACCGAAACCGCCCACGTAGATGGAACAAAAATTACGTACCCGCTCTACAGCGAAGAGGACAACCAGAGAACCCTTCTGGATTACTGA
- the alaS gene encoding alanine--tRNA ligase, whose protein sequence is MPKRFSAEDYALPFFKEEGFIRKLCPKCGEYFWTQDASMETCGEAGSDECGCYSFINDPATSRPFSLGEMREAFLSFFEQQGHTRVKPYPVVARWRSDIYLTHASIIDFQPYVTEGIAPPPANPLVISQPSIRLTDIANTGPTFGRHSTIFEMGGAHAFNYPDNEVYWKDQTVRLHHQFATDALGIKSEEVIYKEDVWSGGGNAGPAVESVVRGLEVSTLVFMEYKVVGDEFVRLPIRTVDTGYGLDRFAWISQGVPSAFRAIYGGLLDKVLDMAGITGVDEGLLARVAKYSGLVNVDKMANRRLTRQRVSEFSGVDMQTMEKVLIPLENAWAVADHTKTLSFMLAEGVVPSNIQEGYLARLLYRRVYRLMRSLGMNPDCIYKIIELQARHWGKDFPQIPKMQNEIVEMLKNEQEKFEDTLKRGEGIVKRLATELKTQNTSQISNQTLSELYDSHGLPPEIVKQAAETQGITVEIPDDFYALVANRHMQASKPTEKETPTKDHRLDEATADLPPTEQLYYPEPYLREFDGKILKIINKEYVALDRTVFYPEGGGQPADHGYFAYEGGVRAEVTAVKKVGRVILHKIKADKMPLEGAVVHGILDWEKRYSLMKAHTATHLVNGAARRVLGDHVWQSGTQKGTVSTRLDISHYKRLSPEEIHLIERLANEAVLADMPVETTWLPRNEAETLYGFRLYQGGAVPGKDIRVVKTGNWDIEACAGTHLKSTGEIGYLKILSTERVQDGVERLVYAVGMAAVKAVQKQELLVWKVAETLNAPIEKLDKTAQKMALELKEANAEKRKLIKELAAKESGALESSAQTQEINGIQLVTRDFEQETDVNRMVQTATELIKRNDNTIAVFYGADTKTAKLMIMAGNAATAKGVHAGEIVKQAAPIFGGGGGGRPNFAQGGGTQPEKLPEAVKVAQDAIKKQLQK, encoded by the coding sequence ATGCCTAAACGATTCTCAGCTGAAGATTACGCTTTGCCTTTCTTTAAAGAGGAAGGGTTCATACGTAAACTCTGCCCTAAATGCGGCGAGTATTTCTGGACGCAAGACGCGAGTATGGAGACCTGCGGCGAGGCAGGAAGCGACGAATGTGGCTGTTACTCTTTTATTAATGACCCTGCGACGAGCCGCCCCTTTAGCCTTGGAGAGATGCGTGAAGCATTTTTGTCTTTTTTCGAGCAGCAAGGTCACACCCGAGTTAAACCCTACCCCGTCGTAGCACGCTGGAGAAGCGACATCTACCTTACCCACGCAAGCATCATCGATTTTCAGCCTTACGTCACCGAAGGCATCGCCCCGCCCCCCGCAAATCCACTGGTAATTTCGCAGCCCAGCATTCGATTAACCGACATCGCAAACACAGGACCTACCTTTGGCCGGCACTCCACCATTTTCGAAATGGGCGGAGCACACGCGTTCAATTACCCCGACAACGAAGTCTACTGGAAAGACCAAACCGTACGCCTGCACCACCAATTCGCCACCGACGCCTTAGGCATAAAAAGCGAAGAAGTCATCTACAAAGAAGACGTATGGTCTGGCGGAGGCAACGCAGGTCCCGCTGTAGAATCTGTCGTGCGTGGCTTAGAAGTTAGCACACTGGTGTTTATGGAGTACAAAGTGGTTGGGGATGAGTTTGTTAGGTTGCCGATTCGTACGGTGGATACGGGTTATGGCTTGGACAGGTTTGCTTGGATAAGCCAAGGTGTGCCCAGTGCGTTTAGGGCAATTTACGGTGGCTTGCTCGATAAAGTTCTGGATATGGCGGGCATTACAGGCGTGGATGAGGGTTTGCTTGCGCGTGTGGCAAAGTATTCGGGTCTGGTTAACGTAGATAAGATGGCGAATCGCAGGTTGACACGCCAGCGTGTATCCGAGTTTTCAGGCGTGGATATGCAGACCATGGAAAAAGTGCTAATCCCCTTGGAGAACGCATGGGCAGTTGCTGACCACACCAAAACATTGAGTTTCATGCTTGCCGAGGGCGTTGTTCCCAGCAACATCCAAGAAGGCTACCTTGCACGGCTGCTGTACCGCCGCGTCTACCGCCTCATGCGCTCGCTAGGCATGAATCCTGATTGCATCTACAAAATCATCGAACTCCAAGCACGGCACTGGGGCAAGGATTTCCCGCAGATTCCAAAGATGCAAAACGAAATCGTCGAAATGCTCAAAAACGAGCAGGAAAAATTCGAAGACACCCTCAAACGCGGCGAAGGCATAGTCAAACGCTTAGCCACAGAGCTTAAAACCCAAAACACCAGCCAAATCTCAAACCAAACCCTCTCCGAACTCTACGACTCCCACGGACTACCCCCAGAAATCGTCAAACAAGCAGCCGAAACCCAAGGCATAACCGTGGAAATCCCCGACGACTTCTACGCGTTAGTTGCGAATCGGCACATGCAAGCCTCCAAACCCACCGAAAAAGAAACCCCCACAAAAGACCACCGCCTAGACGAAGCCACCGCAGACCTGCCGCCAACCGAGCAACTCTACTATCCCGAACCGTACCTGCGCGAATTCGACGGCAAAATCCTCAAAATCATCAACAAAGAGTACGTGGCGTTGGATAGGACGGTGTTTTATCCTGAAGGCGGCGGGCAACCTGCAGACCACGGCTACTTCGCGTATGAAGGCGGCGTTAGAGCCGAAGTTACAGCAGTGAAGAAGGTCGGCAGGGTCATACTGCACAAAATCAAAGCCGACAAGATGCCACTGGAGGGCGCGGTGGTTCATGGGATTTTAGATTGGGAGAAACGTTACTCTTTGATGAAGGCGCATACTGCAACTCATTTGGTTAACGGGGCTGCACGGCGTGTACTGGGCGATCATGTCTGGCAAAGCGGCACCCAAAAAGGAACAGTAAGCACCCGCTTGGACATTTCACATTATAAACGCCTCTCACCTGAAGAAATCCACCTAATCGAGCGGCTGGCAAACGAAGCCGTATTAGCAGATATGCCCGTAGAAACCACTTGGCTGCCCCGAAACGAAGCCGAAACCCTCTACGGATTTAGACTCTACCAAGGAGGTGCCGTCCCCGGCAAAGACATCCGCGTAGTCAAAACAGGCAACTGGGACATAGAAGCTTGCGCAGGAACGCACCTGAAAAGCACAGGCGAAATCGGCTACCTAAAAATCCTTAGCACCGAGCGCGTGCAAGACGGCGTAGAACGATTAGTGTATGCAGTGGGAATGGCAGCAGTCAAAGCTGTCCAAAAACAAGAACTGCTCGTCTGGAAAGTTGCTGAAACCCTAAACGCGCCCATAGAAAAACTCGACAAGACCGCGCAGAAAATGGCTTTGGAACTCAAAGAAGCAAACGCCGAAAAACGCAAACTAATCAAGGAATTAGCAGCCAAAGAAAGCGGCGCATTAGAGTCCTCGGCGCAGACCCAAGAAATCAACGGCATCCAACTCGTCACCCGCGACTTCGAACAAGAAACTGACGTCAACCGCATGGTACAAACCGCCACAGAACTCATCAAACGCAACGACAACACCATCGCAGTATTCTACGGTGCAGACACAAAAACCGCCAAACTCATGATAATGGCGGGAAACGCAGCCACCGCAAAAGGCGTACACGCAGGAGAAATCGTCAAACAAGCAGCCCCCATTTTCGGAGGAGGTGGAGGCGGACGACCCAACTTTGCCCAAGGCGGCGGAACCCAACCCGAAAAGCTCCCCGAAGCAGTCAAAGTAGCCCAAGACGCCATCAAAAAACAACTGCAAAAGTAG
- a CDS encoding toprim domain-containing protein — MSARLKEKEEKIRRILDAVAEESARGTYLIVEGHNDIVALRDLGMKGPIFAVKTGGKSFDQALQEIEATGASKVILMLDFDRRGIEATKLLKQNLEPRKIVPNIRYWRALRVIMLRDVQCIEGIPSYLQTLASKTSHHHE, encoded by the coding sequence TTGTCTGCGCGTCTAAAAGAAAAAGAGGAAAAAATCCGCCGCATCCTAGACGCAGTAGCCGAAGAATCCGCCCGCGGCACCTACCTTATCGTTGAGGGACACAACGACATCGTTGCCCTGCGTGACCTTGGCATGAAAGGTCCCATATTTGCAGTGAAGACAGGCGGCAAATCTTTTGACCAAGCGCTGCAAGAAATCGAAGCGACAGGCGCCTCCAAAGTGATTTTGATGCTGGATTTTGACCGACGCGGCATCGAAGCCACCAAACTCCTAAAACAGAACTTGGAACCCAGAAAAATTGTGCCTAACATCAGGTACTGGCGTGCCCTGCGCGTAATAATGCTGCGTGACGTTCAGTGCATTGAGGGCATACCTTCGTACCTGCAGACTCTGGCAAGCAAAACCAGCCACCACCACGAGTAA
- a CDS encoding tyrosine--tRNA ligase, protein MDVEKRIELICRAPAEEVLTAEDLRQLLENQEHIVAYNGFEPSGLVHLGTGVICAYKMKDFVEAGIHFKAYLSTWHAWLNNKLGGDLTLIRKAADLFRHSWIALGVPADKVEFIYSDELYKDIEFWSKTVKIAKNLTLARTTRTLEIAGRKETEARYVSDYLYTPMQVADIFHLDVKICQLGMDQRKANVVAREVGEKIGYWKPVCVHHHLLQGLEKPKVWPIPEGQEREAVASAKMSKSKPDTCVFIYDTPAEIKKKLSRAFCPEKTVKFNPILDICKYIIFRETPVFTIERPAKFGGNIAFESFDELANVYTQGNLHPQDLKNGVAQQLGTILAPVRRYFEANKDAKECLETIRQAKITR, encoded by the coding sequence TTGGATGTTGAGAAACGTATTGAGTTGATTTGTAGGGCTCCTGCGGAGGAGGTTTTGACTGCGGAGGATTTGCGGCAACTGCTGGAAAATCAAGAGCATATTGTTGCGTATAACGGGTTTGAACCTTCAGGGCTTGTGCATTTGGGAACGGGTGTTATCTGCGCGTACAAGATGAAGGATTTCGTGGAAGCAGGCATACACTTCAAAGCTTACCTCTCCACATGGCACGCGTGGCTAAACAACAAACTCGGCGGCGACCTCACGTTAATTCGCAAAGCCGCAGACCTGTTCCGCCACAGCTGGATAGCCCTAGGTGTCCCAGCCGACAAAGTAGAATTCATCTACTCCGATGAGCTCTACAAAGACATCGAGTTTTGGTCCAAAACCGTAAAAATCGCCAAAAACCTCACCCTAGCTCGAACAACACGCACCCTTGAAATCGCAGGGCGAAAAGAAACCGAAGCCCGATACGTCAGCGACTACCTCTACACGCCCATGCAGGTCGCCGATATTTTCCATTTGGACGTGAAAATCTGCCAGTTGGGCATGGACCAGCGTAAAGCTAACGTTGTTGCCCGCGAAGTAGGCGAAAAAATCGGTTACTGGAAGCCTGTTTGTGTGCATCATCACCTGTTGCAGGGTTTGGAGAAACCCAAGGTTTGGCCAATTCCTGAAGGTCAAGAACGCGAAGCCGTAGCCAGCGCCAAAATGAGCAAAAGCAAACCCGACACCTGCGTCTTCATCTACGACACACCAGCCGAAATCAAAAAGAAACTCTCCCGCGCGTTTTGCCCCGAAAAGACCGTCAAATTCAACCCAATACTTGACATCTGCAAATACATCATCTTCCGAGAAACCCCAGTCTTCACCATTGAACGCCCCGCAAAATTCGGCGGCAACATCGCCTTTGAAAGCTTTGATGAGCTTGCGAACGTGTATACTCAGGGCAACCTGCACCCGCAAGATCTCAAAAACGGCGTAGCCCAGCAACTTGGCACGATTCTAGCGCCAGTCCGACGATACTTCGAAGCAAACAAAGACGCCAAAGAATGCCTCGAAACCATACGGCAAGCAAAAATCACAAGGTAA
- a CDS encoding Type 1 glutamine amidotransferase-like domain-containing protein, giving the protein MAKLYLLGGERVVRRDAWEINAAAFGDAGSAPRVLVFSWAKASFDRAFRRKQLLFRYLQSLGAREVGFAEFSEPLEDLAGKVAGADLVYLAGGQLSILFSRLQQTGVDELLRGYGGVIVGRSAGALVLGRYGVVTTRYSGAAKIVPGLGLADFTVKVHYKPFKDEILKRFSMQERIYAIPEKAALVCENGALSVLGKVVLFENGEKQVLCSSGEKEKG; this is encoded by the coding sequence ATGGCGAAGTTGTATCTTCTGGGTGGAGAGCGTGTAGTTAGGCGTGATGCGTGGGAGATTAACGCGGCAGCATTTGGGGATGCTGGGAGTGCACCGCGGGTTTTGGTTTTTTCTTGGGCGAAGGCTTCTTTTGATAGGGCATTTAGGCGTAAGCAGTTATTGTTTAGGTACTTGCAGAGTTTGGGTGCGCGTGAGGTTGGATTTGCGGAGTTCTCGGAGCCTTTGGAGGATTTAGCGGGCAAGGTTGCGGGGGCGGATTTGGTTTATTTGGCTGGGGGACAGTTGAGCATTTTGTTTTCTCGGCTGCAGCAGACAGGTGTTGATGAGTTGCTGCGCGGTTACGGCGGGGTCATTGTGGGTAGGAGTGCAGGGGCGTTAGTTCTTGGAAGATATGGCGTAGTCACGACAAGATATAGTGGCGCAGCAAAAATTGTTCCAGGTTTAGGGCTGGCAGATTTTACCGTTAAAGTTCATTACAAACCCTTTAAAGACGAAATCCTCAAACGCTTCTCCATGCAAGAAAGAATCTATGCCATACCTGAAAAAGCCGCGCTTGTCTGCGAAAACGGAGCCCTTAGCGTTTTGGGGAAAGTGGTTTTGTTTGAAAACGGCGAAAAACAGGTCCTCTGTAGCAGTGGCGAAAAAGAGAAAGGGTGA
- a CDS encoding MBL fold metallo-hydrolase has translation MKIEVLGGAREVGGSCVSVGTEFCKVALDYGTKLDEDPPVFPKDFDAVIVSHAHLDHSGNLLGLSKKTPVIVGSPMTRDVAVDLLYDMVKIQNHNGNKDFPYDERDAEKIRKAWWTRNSIGLPDMTLHLHHAGHVAGAKMTSVHAEDKKVLYTGDFCIHDTEILDGCNLKELPKRPDVLISESTYGGRVRAPRNELIEQLFTHVRNTIKRKGNILMPTFAFHRSQEMAKRIDHAMETGALPKYNVYTISNLANKINGYFNQNKQIFTQDIQNQNQPFKYRHVKHLYRTSQIKEPAIVICTSGFGHAGASLQLLADWAGNEANSVVLTSGYLPPDSPLTQAKEEGHFMHNNETITVNATVEQVELSGHADQLELIEMVRTLKPKQTLLVHGDLEQAQALSEEISHLTDVTIPQKGETLTI, from the coding sequence TTGAAGATTGAAGTGCTTGGTGGAGCTCGTGAAGTAGGCGGCTCATGTGTTTCAGTTGGAACAGAATTCTGCAAAGTCGCGTTGGATTATGGAACAAAACTTGACGAAGACCCCCCAGTGTTTCCAAAAGATTTTGACGCCGTAATTGTAAGCCATGCTCATCTGGACCATTCAGGCAATCTTCTGGGTTTGTCTAAAAAGACCCCCGTAATCGTTGGTTCACCTATGACCCGCGATGTCGCAGTAGACTTGCTATATGACATGGTCAAGATTCAAAATCATAACGGAAACAAAGATTTCCCCTACGACGAACGAGACGCCGAGAAAATCCGCAAAGCTTGGTGGACACGCAACTCCATTGGCTTGCCTGATATGACTTTGCATTTGCATCATGCAGGTCACGTGGCAGGAGCCAAAATGACCAGCGTTCACGCGGAAGACAAAAAAGTCCTGTACACAGGCGATTTTTGCATACACGACACCGAAATCTTGGACGGCTGCAACCTCAAAGAGCTGCCCAAACGACCCGACGTTCTGATTTCCGAGTCCACGTACGGTGGCAGAGTCAGGGCTCCAAGAAACGAACTAATCGAACAACTCTTCACGCACGTGCGCAACACGATAAAACGCAAAGGCAACATCTTGATGCCCACATTCGCGTTTCACCGCAGCCAAGAAATGGCAAAACGAATCGACCACGCCATGGAAACAGGCGCTTTGCCCAAATACAACGTCTACACCATATCGAATTTAGCCAACAAAATCAACGGCTACTTTAACCAGAATAAACAGATTTTTACGCAAGATATCCAAAACCAAAACCAGCCCTTCAAGTACCGTCACGTGAAGCACCTGTACCGCACCAGCCAAATCAAGGAACCCGCGATTGTGATTTGTACGTCGGGTTTTGGTCACGCTGGGGCAAGTCTTCAGTTGCTTGCTGACTGGGCAGGGAACGAAGCTAACTCGGTTGTTTTGACGTCGGGGTATTTGCCTCCTGACAGTCCGCTTACACAGGCTAAAGAAGAAGGTCACTTCATGCATAACAATGAAACCATCACCGTGAATGCGACAGTGGAGCAAGTTGAGCTTTCGGGGCACGCAGACCAGTTAGAACTCATAGAGATGGTTCGAACCCTCAAACCCAAGCAGACCCTTCTGGTTCACGGCGATTTAGAACAAGCACAAGCTCTTAGCGAAGAAATCAGCCACCTAACCGACGTCACTATACCACAAAAAGGCGAAACCCTAACAATATAA